Proteins encoded within one genomic window of Anopheles gambiae chromosome 3, idAnoGambNW_F1_1, whole genome shotgun sequence:
- the LOC133393422 gene encoding putative polypeptide N-acetylgalactosaminyltransferase 9, whose protein sequence is MSLPSTAWRRFSVVIVLVLMLSVNVLFFQYNDEVKKHISVWNLKLVGSVKSITIRSHITPQHLPGHLGESVKWDQSDREITGFVETSIKQYGFNEYASSLIPTKRVLPDLRHPECVTNVQSNRTLPKTSIVIVFYNEPWSVLLRTVHSVLDNSPSDLVEEVLLVDDCSYLPFLKTALEEYFKTYNNVRILRAPERLGLINARIFGCKHSTSPVVTFLDAHVECTKGWLEPLLEQIAENEQTISVPLIDRIDHLDMHLVTNVSSDLFGAFEWDLNFGWWHRSTFPRRQSLRASEPFEVPAMAGGIFSIARRFFQRLGWYDDQFRVYGMENAELSIKCWLCGGRILTVPCSHVAHIRKSAHPFIDNGHQNVTFVNSIRVAEVWMDEYKQIVFDVNGIPGYSEDLFGSVSDRNRLRASAGCKSFKYYLERAYPEMPYPIVPGQFRGAIHNAALGNETCLTVRTSATSTIGMMPCDKRNQTQYWAHNFYQELNSYKRCIDAGSSGTDVTIVACHRMRGAQSWSYDTERLQIKSLSRELCLAVDLASNDGLVKLEPCDERKLTQQWYVTLTEYPFWQP, encoded by the exons ATGAGCTTGCCATCGACCGCCTGGAGGCGGTTTTCAGTTGTGATCGTTTTAGTGTTGATGTTGAGTGTCAATGTACTATTTTTCCAATACAACGATGAGGTAAAAAAGCACATCAGCGTGTGGAATTTGAAATTAGTTGGTAGTGTTAAGAGTATCACCATTAGATCGCACATTACACCACAACATCTACCGGGACATTTGGGTGAATCGGTAAAATGGGATCAATCTGATCGAGAGATCACCGGATTTGTGGAAACAAGTATCAAGCAATACGGTTTCAATGAGTATGCATCGTCGCTTATACCAACGAAACGGGTCTTGCCCGACCTGCGACATCCCGAATGTGTTACTAATGTGCAAAGCAATCGCACCCTGCCAAAGACATCCATCGTGATCGTGTTTTACAATGAACCGTGGTCTGTTCTGCTACGAACGGTTCACTCTGTCTTGGACAACTCACCTTCAGATCTTGTCGAGGAAGTGTTACTCGTTGACGACTGTTCTTATCTAC CTTTCCTGAAAACTGCACTAGAAGAATACTTCAAAACGTATAACAACGTTCGCATTCTACGAGCTCCCGAGCGGCTGGGACTGATCAACGCAAGAATATTCGGCTGTAAGCATAGTACCTCTCCGGTAGTGACATTTTTAGATGCACATGTTGAGTGTACGAAGG GATGGTTGGAACCTTTGTTGGAGCAGATCGCGGAGAATGAGCAGACAATCTCCGTTCCACTGATCGATCGTATCGATCATCTCGATATGCATCTTGTCACAAATGTTTCTTCCGATCTGTTTGGAGCTTTTGAGTGGGATCTCAACTTCGGCTGGTGGCATCGTTCCACCTTTCCCCGTCGGCAAAGTCTGCGGGCTAGCGAACCGTTCGAAGTGCCAGCAATGGCTGGAGGGATATTTTCGATTGCCAGACGTTTCTTTCAACGGCTCGGATGGTACGACGACCAGTTTCGGGTGTATGGAATGGAAAATGCGGAGCTGTCAATCAAGTGCTGGTTGTGTGGGGGAAGGATACTGACGGTGCCCTGCTCTCATGTGGCACACATCCGCAAAAGCGCCCATCCGTTCATTGACAACGGGCATCAGAATGTGACGTTTGTGAACTCGATCCGTGTGGCGGAGGTTTGGATGGATGAGTACAAGCAGATTGTGTTTGATGTCAACGGCATACCGGGCTATTCGGAGGATTTGTTTGGATCCGTGTCGGATCGTAATAGATTGCGAGCAAGTGCTGGTTGTAAATCGTTTAAGTACTACTTGGAGCGAGCCTACCCAGAAATGCCCTATCCAATTGTACCGGGACAGTTTCGTGGTGCGATTCACAATGCTGCACTGGGAAATGAAACGTGCCTAACGGTGCGAACATCAGCAACTTCAACGATCGGTATGATGCCGTGTGATAAGCGCAACCAAACACAGTACTGGGCGCACAACTTTTACCAAGAGCTCAACAGCTACAAGCGTTGTATCGATGCTGGATCTTCAGGAACTGACGTTACTATAGTTGCCTGCCATCGGATGCGTGGTGCTCAATCGTGGAGCTACGACACAGAGCGGTTGCAAATAAAAAGCCTCTCCCGAGAGCTGTGTCTTGCTGTTGATCTGGCATCTAACGATGGTTTAGTGAAACTAGAACCATGCGACGAGCGTAAACTCACACAACAGTGGTATGTTACCTTGACAGAGTACCCGTTTTGGCAGCCATAA
- the LOC133393423 gene encoding putative polypeptide N-acetylgalactosaminyltransferase 9 isoform X2: MGAKEASADIVTFLDAHIECTEGWLEPLLDVVARDPTNIAIPTIDRINESDMSLQTNISLLLAGAFEWDLNFGWCERKHLRRKYTDPCEPFETPAMAGGLFSIHKTFFERVGWYDEEFIVYGMENVELSIKSWMCGGMLLTVPCSRVGHVQKHSHPYLFDVAMDLPMHNSARLAEVWMDEYKQVVFDVNGLPRYVEERFGSVEERKQVRERANCKPFRYYLQRAFPELRSPAIDGQFRGEVRNVGLGRTYCLTVEKAGTRPYMSLCDGLEKTQYWSHSYYQDINSYKACLDFNGSLLTTVICHRHRGNQGWMYVKETGQIWSMAHTQCLAVRSKANSTLTLKSCNASDQYQQWMVNLVAYDFLVKRNETEPLLQ; the protein is encoded by the exons ATGGGCGCCAAAGAAGCTTCCGCAGATATCGTGACCTTCCTGGATGCTCATATAGAGTGTACAGAAG GCTGGCTTGAGCCACTGCTCGACGTTGTTGCTCGCGATCCTACCAACATAGCCATTCCCACGATCGATCGCATCAACGAGAGTGATATGAGTCTTCAGACCAATATCTCGCTCTTGCTGGCAGGAGCCTTCGAGTGGGATCTTAACTTTGGATGGTGCGAGAGAAAACACCTGCGTAGGAAATACACTGACCCTTGTGAACCCTTCGAAACACCAGCAATGGCGGGTGGTTTGTTCAGCATCCATAAGACGTTCTTCGAACGTGTTGGTTGGTACGATGAGGAGTTCATTGTTTACGGCATGGAGAACGTTGAACTCTCCATCAAAAGCTGGATGTGCGGAGGAATGCTGCTTACCGTGCCGTGTTCTAGGGTGGGTCACGTACAGAAACACTCCCATCCGTATCTGTTTGATGTGGCGATGGATCTGCCGATGCACAATTCAGCCCGTTTGGCCGAGGTGTGGATGGATGAGTACAAGCAGGTCGTGTTTGATGTGAATGGGTTGCCCCGATACGTGGAGGAACGCTTCGGTTCGGTTGAGGAGCGAAAACAAGTACGAGAGCGAGCCAACTGTAAGCCCTTTCGGTATTATCTGCAGCGTGCATTCCCGGAGCTGCGTAGTCCAGCGATAGATGGACAGTTTAGGGGTGAAGTACGAAATGTAGGATTAGGAAGAACTTACTGCCTGACGGTGGAGAAAGCGGGAACACGTCCGTATATGTCGCTCTGCGATGGGCTGGAAAAGACTCAGTATTGGAGCCATAGCTACTATCAGGATATTAACTCCTACAAGGCATGTTTGGATTTTAACGGATCACTTCTTACCACTGTCATTTGCCATCGGCATCGTGGCAATCAAGGTTGGATGTATGTGAAGGAAACGGGACAAATTTGGAGCATGGCTCACACACAATGTCTGGCAGTAAGGTCCAAAGCGAACTCCACATTGACATTAAAAAGCTGTAATGCTTCCGATCAGTATCAGCAGTGGATGGTTAACCTTGTAGCGTATGATTTTTTAgtgaaacgaaatgaaacagaACCATTATTGCAATAA
- the LOC133393419 gene encoding putative polypeptide N-acetylgalactosaminyltransferase 9, with product MSDIANSMLPLKKRFDILAHFSAQSAAALNTASSSSVVCRCRQLSTMRGNVKKNFVMVVSIAVLLVYLFLTLFYNGGRGRYDNVLKRLALRERSNISEGLQPVEEINTSTVATTPDGTPVYKYVYTTLGLDPRFPVPPGDMGVSVEIDTNDTDVTDLVNQGMIHQGLNQFSSDLMSVRRRLPEIRDPWCREPGRYRADLPPTSIVIVFYNEAWSVLVRTVHSILDRSPPNLVSEIVLVDDFSFMPHLKAQLEEYFATNPKVRIVRAPKRLGLIRARMLGGKSTKTDLITFLDAHVEVTVGWLEALIQPVVESWTTIAIPTIDWIDENNMKYRDDKAPTFVGAYDWDLNFGWWGRWSQKKQNENKMEPFDTPAMAGGLFAINRTFFERIGWYDDGFDIYGIENIELSVKSWMCGGKMVTVPCSRVGHIQKTGHPYLYKQPKDVVRANSIRLAEVWMDEYKRIIFDIYGIPHYLEEEFGSVATRKAIRESAKCKPFSYYLENAFPEMHNPLVPGAFRGEVHNMALGNGSCLTYRTRDRFLGMAPCDNLEKDQYWTHNYYQELNSYRNCIDAVGTIVEVYQCHRSRGNQAWKVLVESQQILSVARNLCLALNLQTKTTLLLEKCDATKPSQQWNVSYIELDVSMLREH from the exons ATGAGTGATATCGCAAACAGTATGTTGCCACTTAAGAAACGCTTTGACATTCTCGCACATTTCAGTGCACAATCTGCCGCGGCGCTGAACACCGCGTCGTCGTCCTCTGTCGTGTGTCGCTGTCGTCAGCTTTCCACCATGCGCGGCAACGTAAAGAAAAACTTTGTAATGGTAGTGAGCATTGCCGTACTGCTGGTGTATCTATTTCTGACCCTGTTCTACAACGGTGGACGCGGACGGTACGACAACGTGTTGAAGCGGCTAGCACTGCGGGAAAGGAGCAACATCAGTGAAGGTTTACAACCTGTGGAAGAAATCAATACGAGCACCGTTGCAACCACTCCAGATGGTACACCGGTGTATAAGTACGTCTACACAACGCTGGGATTAGATCCACGTTTTCCGGTGCCACCGGGTGATATGGGAGTTTCGGTGGAGATCGACACTAACGACACCGACGTGACAGATCTGGTGAATCAAGGAATGATACATCAAGGGCTGAATCAGTTCTCTTCCGATCTGATGTCCGTACGGAGACGACTGCCGGAAATTCGAGACCCCTGGTGCCGCGAACCGGGTCGCTATCGGGCCGATCTACCCCCCACCTCGATTGTGATCGTGTTCTACAATGAAGCGTGGTCAGTGTTGGTACGCACGGTGCACTCCATTCTCGACCGATCGCCTCCGAATCTAGTGAGCGAAATAGTGCTCGTGGATGATTTCAGCTTTATGC CTCATTTGAAAGCCCAACTAGAGGAATACTTTGCCACCAACCCGAAAGTCCGAATCGTACGTGCTCCAAAGCGACTTGGATTAATCAGAGCCCGCATGCTTGGTGGAAAGAGTACAAAGACCGATTTGATTACGTTCCTTGACGCGCACGTTGAAGTGACTGTGG GATGGCTGGAGGCACTGATACAGCCCGTTGTAGAGAGCTGGACCACGATCGCGATCCCAACGATCGATTGGATCGATGAGAACAACATGAAGTATCGCGATGACAAGGCACCCACCTTTGTCGGTGCATACGATTGGGATCTCAACTTTGGCTGGTGGGGTCGATGGTCTCAAAAAAAGCAGAACGAGAACAAGATGGAACCGTTCGATACGCCTGCCATGGCTGGAGGATTGTTCGCAATCAATAGGACGTTCTTCGAGCGCATTGGATGGTACGACGATGGGTTCGATATCTATGGTATCGAGAACATTGAACTTTCCGTTAAGAGTTGGATGTGTGGAGGGAAGATGGTCACAGTTCCCTGTTCTCGAGTAGGACACATCCAGAAGACGGGCCACCCGTATCTTTACAAACAACCGAAAGACGTTGTGCGTGCGAACTCGATCCGGCTGGCCGAGGTGTGGATGGACGAGTACAAAAGGATCATTTTCGACATCTACGGCATTCCTCATTACCTGGAGGAGGAGTTCGGCTCAGTGGCCACACGAAAAGCCATCCGGGAGAGTGCCAAATGTAAGCCGTTCAGCTACTACCTCGAGAACGCATTCCCCGAGATGCACAATCCCCTGGTGCCTGGTGCTTTCCGCGGAGAAGTTCACAATATGGCTCTGGGCAATGGTAGCTGTTTGACATACCGTACCCGTGACCGCTTCCTCGGGATGGCACCGTGCGATAATCTGGAGAAGGATCAGTATTGGACCCACAACTACTACCAGGAGCTGAATAGCTACCGGAACTGTATCGATGCCGTCGGAACGATCGTGGAGGTGTACCAGTGCCATCGAAGCCGTGGCAACCAGGCCTGGAAGGTGTTGGTGGAAAGTCAACAGATTCTGAGCGTTGCGCGGAACCTCTGTTTAGCTTTGAAcctgcaaacaaaaacgaccCTTCTGTTGGAGAAATGTGACGCCACGAAACCGAGTCAACAGTGGAACGTTTCATACATCGAGCTGGATGTTTCAATGCTTAGAGAACATTAA
- the LOC133393423 gene encoding putative polypeptide N-acetylgalactosaminyltransferase 9 isoform X1 yields the protein MCCRLSVSHRTVFVIFIALILVLNVVFYLFNNETSFTATFGPVQKSTPPGDMGLSVRYDVSNPVIVAEVKRTIVAQGLNEYASDLVSVRRRLPDLRSWCCPKAYGHLFSASLPATTIVIVFYNEVWSVLVRTVHSVLDRSPSHLVKEILLVDDYSNYPYLKTQLEEYFEPFPVVKIIRAKERLGLIRARLMGAKEASADIVTFLDAHIECTEGWLEPLLDVVARDPTNIAIPTIDRINESDMSLQTNISLLLAGAFEWDLNFGWCERKHLRRKYTDPCEPFETPAMAGGLFSIHKTFFERVGWYDEEFIVYGMENVELSIKSWMCGGMLLTVPCSRVGHVQKHSHPYLFDVAMDLPMHNSARLAEVWMDEYKQVVFDVNGLPRYVEERFGSVEERKQVRERANCKPFRYYLQRAFPELRSPAIDGQFRGEVRNVGLGRTYCLTVEKAGTRPYMSLCDGLEKTQYWSHSYYQDINSYKACLDFNGSLLTTVICHRHRGNQGWMYVKETGQIWSMAHTQCLAVRSKANSTLTLKSCNASDQYQQWMVNLVAYDFLVKRNETEPLLQ from the exons ATGTGCTGCCGTTTGTCCGTATCGCATCGTACTGTTTTCGTGATCTTTATCGCTCTTATACTGGTGTTAAATGTAGTCTTTTATTTGTTCAATAATGAGACATCATTCACTGCAACCTTCGGACCCGTTCAAAAATCAACTCCCCCAGGAGATATGGGACTTTCGGTACGGTACGACGTTTCCAATCCTGTAATCGTCGCTGAGGTTAAACGAACCATAGTCGCGCAAGGACTGAACGAGTACGCTTCGGATCTCGTGTCAGTGCGACGGCGATTGCCTGATCTACGAAGTTGGTGCTGCCCGAAAGCTTACGGCCATCTGTTTTCCGCTAGCCTTCCCGCCACAACCATCGTGATCGTGTTCTACAATGAAGTGTGGTCAGTATTAGTACGCACAGTGCACTCAGTTCTAGATCGTTCACCATCGCACCTGGTCAAGGAAATACTTTTGGTAGACGATTATTCAAACTATC CATATCTGAAGACTCAGCTCGAAGAATACTTTGAACCGTTCCCGGTGGTAAAAATTATTCGCGCAAAAGAACGTCTCGGATTAATCCGCGCTCGTTTGATGGGCGCCAAAGAAGCTTCCGCAGATATCGTGACCTTCCTGGATGCTCATATAGAGTGTACAGAAG GCTGGCTTGAGCCACTGCTCGACGTTGTTGCTCGCGATCCTACCAACATAGCCATTCCCACGATCGATCGCATCAACGAGAGTGATATGAGTCTTCAGACCAATATCTCGCTCTTGCTGGCAGGAGCCTTCGAGTGGGATCTTAACTTTGGATGGTGCGAGAGAAAACACCTGCGTAGGAAATACACTGACCCTTGTGAACCCTTCGAAACACCAGCAATGGCGGGTGGTTTGTTCAGCATCCATAAGACGTTCTTCGAACGTGTTGGTTGGTACGATGAGGAGTTCATTGTTTACGGCATGGAGAACGTTGAACTCTCCATCAAAAGCTGGATGTGCGGAGGAATGCTGCTTACCGTGCCGTGTTCTAGGGTGGGTCACGTACAGAAACACTCCCATCCGTATCTGTTTGATGTGGCGATGGATCTGCCGATGCACAATTCAGCCCGTTTGGCCGAGGTGTGGATGGATGAGTACAAGCAGGTCGTGTTTGATGTGAATGGGTTGCCCCGATACGTGGAGGAACGCTTCGGTTCGGTTGAGGAGCGAAAACAAGTACGAGAGCGAGCCAACTGTAAGCCCTTTCGGTATTATCTGCAGCGTGCATTCCCGGAGCTGCGTAGTCCAGCGATAGATGGACAGTTTAGGGGTGAAGTACGAAATGTAGGATTAGGAAGAACTTACTGCCTGACGGTGGAGAAAGCGGGAACACGTCCGTATATGTCGCTCTGCGATGGGCTGGAAAAGACTCAGTATTGGAGCCATAGCTACTATCAGGATATTAACTCCTACAAGGCATGTTTGGATTTTAACGGATCACTTCTTACCACTGTCATTTGCCATCGGCATCGTGGCAATCAAGGTTGGATGTATGTGAAGGAAACGGGACAAATTTGGAGCATGGCTCACACACAATGTCTGGCAGTAAGGTCCAAAGCGAACTCCACATTGACATTAAAAAGCTGTAATGCTTCCGATCAGTATCAGCAGTGGATGGTTAACCTTGTAGCGTATGATTTTTTAgtgaaacgaaatgaaacagaACCATTATTGCAATAA